A region of Kribbella sp. NBC_01245 DNA encodes the following proteins:
- a CDS encoding cysteine hydrolase family protein → MSTALIVIDVQESFRQRPNWVSTNRPDIADRVGRLVDASRERGDEVVWILHNEPGAGGVFDPASGFVELMDGLKPLEGEPVLNKTAHNAFTTTNLQQYLTQRGVHEVVICGIRTEQCCETTARVASDLGYEVVFVTEATATTPLPHWEAPAGRSHAEELADPKTLTPEVVTERTEYALAGRFATIRSLDEMTNRVREAVA, encoded by the coding sequence GCTTTGATCGTCATCGACGTCCAGGAGTCCTTCCGTCAACGGCCCAACTGGGTCAGCACGAACCGGCCCGACATCGCCGACCGAGTCGGTCGCCTGGTAGACGCCTCGCGCGAGCGTGGTGACGAGGTGGTCTGGATCCTGCACAACGAGCCCGGCGCCGGCGGCGTCTTCGATCCGGCCAGCGGCTTCGTTGAATTGATGGACGGACTCAAGCCGCTAGAGGGCGAGCCCGTTCTCAACAAGACTGCCCACAACGCCTTTACCACAACGAATCTCCAGCAGTACCTCACCCAGCGCGGCGTCCACGAAGTGGTCATCTGCGGCATCCGGACCGAGCAGTGCTGTGAGACCACCGCACGCGTCGCGTCGGACCTCGGCTACGAGGTGGTGTTCGTCACCGAGGCCACCGCGACCACGCCGCTGCCGCATTGGGAGGCGCCGGCCGGACGCAGCCACGCGGAGGAACTGGCCGATCCCAAGACGCTCACACCCGAGGTCGTCACCGAGCGCACGGAGTACGCCCTGGCAGGCCGATTCGCCACCATCCGGTCACTAGATGAGATGACGAATCGCGTTCGCGAAGCCGTGGCATGA